The sequence NNNNNNNNNNNNNNNNNNNNNNNNNNNNNNNNNNNNNNNNNNNNNNNNNNNNNNNNNNNNNNNNNNNNNNNNNNNNNNNNNNNNNNNNNNNNNNNNNNNNNNNNNNNNNNNNNNNNNNNNNNNNNNNNNNNNNNNNNNNNNNNNNNNNNNNNNNNNNNNNNNNNNNNNNNNNNNNNNNNNNNNNNNNNNNNNNNNNNNNNNNNNNNNNNNNNNNNNNNNNNNNNNNNNNNNNNNNNNNNNNNNNNNNNNNNNNNNNNNNNNNNNNNNNNNNNNNNNNNNNNNNNNNNNNNNNNNNNNNNNNNNNNNNNNNNNNNNNNNNNNNNNNNNNNNNNNNNNNNNNNNNNNNNNNNNNNNNNNNNNNNNNNNNNNNNNNNNNNNNNNNNNNNNNNNNNNNNNNNNNNNNNNNNNNNNNNNNNNNNNNNNNNNNNNNNNNNNNNNNNNNNNNNNNNNNNNNNNNNNNNNNNNNNNNNNNNNNNNNNNNNNNNNNNNNNNNNNNNNNNNNNNNNNNNNNNNNNNNNNNNNNNNNNNNNNNNNNNNNNNNNNNNNNNNNNNNNNNNNNNNNNNNNNNNNNNNNNNNNNNNNNNNNNNNNNNNNNNNNNNNNNNNNNNNNNNNNNNNNNNNNNNNNNNNNNNNNNNNNNNNNNNNNNNNNNNNNNNNNNNNNNNNNNNNNNNNNNNNNNNNNNNNNNNNNNNNNNNNNNNNNNNNNNNNNNNNNNNNNNNNNNNNNNNNNNNNNNNNNNNNNNNNNNNNNNNNNNNNNNNNNNNNNNNNNNNNNNNNNNNNNNNNNNNNNNNNNNNNNNNNNNNNNNNNNNNNNNNNNNNNNNNNNNNNNNNNNNNNNNNNNNNNNNNNNNNNNNNNNNNNNNNNNNNNNNNNNNNNNNNNNNNNNNNNNNNNNNNNNNNNNNNNNNNNNNNNNNNNNNNNNNNNNNNNNNNNNNNNNNNNNNNNNNNNNNNNNNNNNNNNNNNNNNNNNNNNNNNNNNNNNNNNNNNNNNNNNNNNNNNNNNNNNNNNNNNNNNNNNNNNNNNNNNNNNNNNNNNNNNNNNNNNNNNNNNNNNNNNNNNNNNNNNNNNNNNNNNNNNNNNNNNNNNNNNNNNNNNNNNNNNNNNNNNNNNNNNNNNNNNNNNNNNNNNNNNNNNNNNNNNNNNNNNNNNNNNNNNNNNNNNNNNNNNNNNNNNNNNNNNNNNNNNNNNNNNNNNNNNNNNNNNNNNNNNNNNNNNNNNNNNNNNNNNNNNNNNNNNNNNNNNNNNNNNNNNNNNNNNNNNNNNNNNNNNNNNNNNNNNNNNNNNNNNNNNNNNNNNNNNNNNNNNNNNNNNNNNNNNNNNNNNNNNNNNNNNNNNNNNNNNNNNNNNNNNNNNNNNNNNNNNNNNNNNNNNNNNNNNNNNNNNNNNNNNNNNNNNNNNNNNNNNNNNNNNNNNNNNNNNNNNNNNNNNNNNNNNNNNNNNNNNNNNNNNNNNNNNNNNNNNNNNNNNNNNNNNNNNNNNNNNNNNNNNNNNNNNNNNNNNNNNNNNNNNNNNNNNNNNNNNNNNNNNNNNNNNNNNNNNNNNNNNNNNNNNNNNNNNNNNNNNNNNNNNNNNNNNNNNNNNNNNNNNNNNNNNNNNNNNNNNNNNNNNNNNNNNNNNNNNNNNNNNNNNNNNNNNNNNNNNNNNNNNNNNNNNNNNNNNNNNNNNNNNNNNNNNNNNNNNNNNNNNNNNNNNNNNNNNNNNNNNNNNNNNNNNNNNNNNNNNNNNNNNNNNNNNNNNNNNNNNNNNNNNNNNNNNNNNNNNNNNNNNNNNNNNNNNNNNNNNNNNNNNNNNNNNNNNNNNNNNNNNNNNNNNNNNNNNNNNNNNNNNNNNNNNNNNNNNNNNNNNNNNNNNNNNNNNNNNNNNNNNNNNNNNNNNNNNNNNNNNNNNNNNNNNNNNNNNNNNNNNNNNNNNNNNNNNNNNNNNNNNNNNNNNNNNNNNNNNNNNNNNNNNNNNNNNNNNNNNNNNNNNNNNNNNNNNNNNNNNNNNNNNNNNNNNNNNNNNNNNNNNNNNNNNNNNNNNNNNNNNNNNNNNNNNNNNNNNNNNNNNNNNNNNNNNNNNNNNNNNNNNNNNNNNNNNNNNNNNNNNNNNNNNNNNNNNNNNNNNNNNNNNNNNNNNNNNNNNNNNNNNNNNNNNNNNNNNNNNNNNNNNNNNNNNNNNNNNNNNNNNNNNNNNNNNNNNNNNNNNNNNNNNNNNNNNNNNNNNNNNNNNNNNNNNNNNNNNNNNNNNNNNNNNNNNNNNNNNNNNNNNNNNNNNNNNNNNNNNNNNNNNNNNNNNNNNNNNNNNNNNNNNNNNNNNNNNNNNNNNNNNNNNNNNNNNNNNNNNNNNNNNNNNNNNNNNNNNNNNNNNNNNNNNNNNNNNNNNNNNNNNNNNNNNNNNNNNNNNNNNNNNNNNNNNNNNNNNNNNNNNNNNNNNNNNNNNNNNNNNNNNNNNNNNNNNNNNNNNNNNNNNNNNNNNNNNNNNNNNNNNNNNNNNNNNNNNNNNNNNNNNNNNNNNNNNNNNNNNNNNNNNNNNNNNNNNNNNNNNNNNNNNNNNNNNNNNNNNNNNNNNNNNNNNNNNNNNNNNNNNNNNNNNNNNNNNNNNNNNNNNNNNNNNNNNNNNNNNNNNNNNNNNNNNNNNNNNNNNNNNNNNNNNNNNNNNNNNNNNNNNNNNNNNNNNNNNNNNNNNNNNNNNNNNNNNNNNNNNNNNNNNNNatatatatatatatatatatatatatatgcctgCCAAGTACATAAATTTAAACtcaaataatacaatatttttatatttattttggagTGAGAAAGGAAAGAGAGAGTCAGAGAGGCAGCTCAACAGCCAACGAGAAGCAAAGAGGTTATAACAACGTGTGAACATATCGTAGTctttaaactaaaatttgaatataaataaatacattattgtaatttttatttattattaaataaaatgataatagtgatatacctaataaaattttataaatgagatcgaaaaaaataaataaattttttctattGTCGTAgagatgttatttttaataaatttttaattcaaaatatttttttataaattaattatacgACTAAAACCCTTAGATTAAAATGGTTCAACAATCTATGCATGTCTTGCGCAAGTTTAGATCTAATCTTTTTAATTAACAGTTTTTCTACTCTTCATAAAGTCAACTCCTAATTTGGTCCACAAAACCTTTTATATAAGAAAGTATAATGTCATTTTCACCCCCTCTACTTTTCTTTATCTTACAATTGAACACTCAAATTGTCATCTTAATTATGACATTAATCATAATTGAAAGATGTATTATCTTAATTTTTAGATTAAGGTGAATAAAATCAAACACATGAGTTCTATATAAAAGTACATAATATATTTACTTtatctatcttttttatatatctcCTTTTCAACTTACAAATACGATAACTATAAcaatgaatatattatattaaataaatatatccacaaaatttgtataatttagattaaaaaacGAATATGATGTATCTATCTTGATGTCACATATTTGATAAATTctataaataatgaattttgcTTACGAATTGTGAAATCATTATGAATAGCAATACATAAAGTCATGCGGAGCAAGTTAATTGCTTACAACATCCAATCTACcatttcaattaatataaagaaattataataaaatatatttaatttctatatattctCGATGCGAAAATTTTTTTACATCATCAAATCTTCTATAACTAATACTAGTAAATACTTATAGTAAGttgaattaatagtttaaaACTAAGGTTGGTAACATGTTGCGAGTTATAAcaacttaaacaaattatactaataatttataaaataaataaaaccaaaCTCTCATTCTATATAAGCTAAAtactaagaattttttttttataataaacttGCACACTACAAATTTTAGGGgttcaaattcatatttatccaAAATATAAGGGGGGAGGGTTAGCAAAAAGAGCATTCATTATTCAACTATACATTAGACTATTCAAACCAATCTATTTTGCTTTGATGTCAACAGTTACACAACTTGGATACTTGTAAtcccaattaattaaaatagagttgtttgactttgattttttctttctttagaCTTCCACACATAtcataaattacatatatataaagcttaGGATTTTGTCTACCCCACTTCACCTTTTCATCTTTCAATGTTGCTATAGCAATTtaccaaaaagaaagaaaaatacaaaaattgtaTCAATTATTCATGGATTTTCCTCTACATTTTAGATGTCCAATCTCCATGGAGCTGATGAAAGATCCTGTCACGATCTCTACCGGTGTTACGTATGagagaaaaaatatagaaaaatggTTCTACACTTGCAAGAAGAAAACTTGTCCAACCACAATGCAAGTTTTACATAGTTTTGACATGACACCAAATCATACCCTCAAAAGACTCATACTTGCTTGGCAAAATGGCAAATCTCAATCTCAATCTCATGATGATGAATTATCAATGAAGCATCACGACGAGCTCGTATCGTTGATCAACACGATAGAATCAAGTCCTTTTAAGGTAAGTTCGTTAAAGAAACTCAAGTCAATTGTTGAATTAGGTGATCATGATGTAAAAGATGATTTCAAGAAATGTGGTGGAGTTGAGGTTCTTGTTAGGATTATTCAACAAATCTTAATCGAAAGCTCGGATTTCGTTACATTTAGAGCATGTGAAGAGGCTCTTAGTGTATTGATCAAGTTACCAATTGTGTTAGAAGAGGAGGAAACAATCAAGACATTGTTACAACCAGGATGCATGAAGTCTATGGCTATAATACTTCAAAGAGGGAGTGAAGAAGCAAGATTTTGCACCGTTTCGATATTGCAAAGGATTATGAAATCAGATTGTCAATGGAATGTTGTGATTGAAGATCAAGGGATTGAGTTTTTTAAGTCATTGATGGAGATTATGTCTGATGAAATATGTAGCAAGGCTAGTTCTTGTGCATTACAAGTCTTGATAGACATACTCGAAAAATCGAAAAAATCAAGATTGAAAGCAATTGAGGCTGGAGCTATGTGTACATTGATTGAGATTCTACCTGATTCAAGCAAATCAAAGAGTGAGAAGATAATGTATTTGATCAAAATGATGTGTGAATGTGCTGATGGAAGAATGGGATTTATTGAACATGGTTTAGGTGTTGCAGCCATAACtaaaaaaatgttgaacatTTCAAATGTTGGCACAAAAATTGGtgtgaaaataatttcattgaTTTGCAATTCTCATCCCACTGATAAAGTTTTGGATGATTTGTTGATGTATGGATCAGTGAAAAAATTGGTGGCTTTGTTACATATTGGTGGATCTTCAAC comes from Solanum pennellii chromosome 1, SPENNV200 and encodes:
- the LOC107029725 gene encoding E3 ubiquitin-protein ligase PUB23-like, with the protein product MDFPLHFRCPISMELMKDPVTISTGVTYERKNIEKWFYTCKKKTCPTTMQVLHSFDMTPNHTLKRLILAWQNGKSQSQSHDDELSMKHHDELVSLINTIESSPFKVSSLKKLKSIVELGDHDVKDDFKKCGGVEVLVRIIQQILIESSDFVTFRACEEALSVLIKLPIVLEEEETIKTLLQPGCMKSMAIILQRGSEEARFCTVSILQRIMKSDCQWNVVIEDQGIEFFKSLMEIMSDEICSKASSCALQVLIDILEKSKKSRLKAIEAGAMCTLIEILPDSSKSKSEKIMYLIKMMCECADGRMGFIEHGLGVAAITKKMLNISNVGTKIGVKIISLICNSHPTDKVLDDLLMYGSVKKLVALLHIGGSSTTKERVIKILKLHGDKWKKNPCFPYELKNYLGLESDSL